In Chelmon rostratus isolate fCheRos1 chromosome 20, fCheRos1.pri, whole genome shotgun sequence, a single window of DNA contains:
- the LOC121623656 gene encoding uncharacterized protein LOC121623656 translates to MLPPFLASVPHYLRRLPVPPPRKRRHRKRGKRSGVLVRLRVCLAQSSEYDHRHLLRLPREFDGFIVRCSSEVSWLRSAVPDAGYTHPSRPWRVSIYRRGSLQENLRPVARGSKRTDHTPVRVPLINTRSLTNETFILNDCFSTHVLDFLLLTETWINPVTTARSLSPPPPRCSFLITRTSSFDIISTNGHCPRVLFSTINSVVSPHSRPLSDATVSTCEDFLRFFVDKVMSVRALSSGSIRPDQTSLLQPHTPQRLTTLSPSPSHHLLM, encoded by the coding sequence ATGCTCCCACCGTTCCTGGCGTCTGTGCCCCACTACCTGCGGCGTCTACCTGTTCCTCCGCCCCGCAAACGTCGTCACAGAAAGCGGGGGAAACGAAGCGGAGTCCTTGTTCGACTGAGAGTCTGCCTGGCACAGTCCTCGGAGTACGATCATCGTCACCTGCTGCGGTTACCCCGGGAATTTGACGGCTTCATTGTGCGGTGCTCCTCGGAGGTCAGCTGGCTCCGATCAGCTGTTCCAGATGCCGGCTACACACATCCCAGCCGCCCGTGGCGGGTCAGCATCTACAGACGAGGCTCCTTGCAGGAAAATCTCCGTCCTGTTGCTCGTGGTTCCAAGCGAACCGACCACACGCCAGTGCGCGTCCCCCTCATTAATACGAGGTCTTTGACAAATGAAACTTTTATCCTGAACGATTGCTTCTCAACACACGTGCTGGATTTCCTCTTGTTGACGGAGACGTGGATTAACCCGGTGACGACAGCACGTTCactgagcccccccccccctcgctgtTCTTTCCTCATTACACGTACGTCCTCGTTCGACATTATCTCGACTAATGGACACTGCCCCCGCGTGTTGTTCAGTACCATTAATTCCGTTGTGAGCCCCCACTCTCGTCCTCTGTCTGACGCCACTGTTTCTACATGTGAGGACTTCTTGCGCTTTTTCGTTGACAAAGTGATGTCTGTGAGAGCGCTGAGCAGCGGCAGcatcagaccagaccagaccagtctGCTACAACCCCACACTCCTCAGCGTTTGACCACTTTGAGCCCATCTCCCTCTCATCACTTGCTGATGtag